The Saprospiraceae bacterium genome includes a window with the following:
- a CDS encoding alpha/beta hydrolase, with the protein MIGEAVQSFYPKIEILNEAYEIPQLGRKRRISVLLPHNYYETDKKYPVLYLHDGQNLFDEYAPYGNWGVDKTLTWLSAQGMGDVIIVAIDHGGVLRIQELLPYSTPRYSEAEGDLYLKFMLEDLKPMIDNRFRVLADRASTGIGGSSLGGLLSLYAGFEYPDIFGNMMIFSPSLWISEEIYKRAKSFTPEGPTDIYLYAGGMESANHYGQVLRLDSILQEKRKYDDFDIIFSHNPSGQHKEIHWGHQFPLALKWLYFNKY; encoded by the coding sequence ATGATAGGAGAAGCAGTACAATCGTTTTACCCCAAAATCGAAATTCTGAATGAAGCTTACGAAATTCCACAGCTTGGAAGGAAACGGCGCATATCAGTTTTGTTACCACATAATTATTATGAGACAGATAAAAAATACCCTGTTCTATACTTACATGACGGGCAAAACTTATTTGACGAATATGCCCCTTACGGCAATTGGGGAGTAGATAAAACACTTACCTGGCTGTCTGCACAAGGTATGGGAGATGTTATAATTGTCGCTATTGATCACGGCGGGGTATTGAGGATTCAGGAGCTCTTGCCCTATAGCACACCCCGATATAGCGAAGCCGAAGGAGATCTTTATCTAAAATTTATGCTTGAGGATCTCAAACCCATGATAGACAACAGGTTCAGGGTTTTGGCAGACAGGGCATCGACTGGAATTGGGGGTAGTAGTCTTGGTGGTCTTCTTTCACTGTATGCCGGCTTTGAGTATCCTGATATCTTTGGCAATATGATGATTTTTTCTCCTAGCTTATGGATTTCTGAAGAGATATATAAAAGGGCAAAATCTTTTACTCCTGAAGGTCCCACAGATATTTATTTGTACGCAGGCGGAATGGAAAGTGCCAATCATTATGGCCAGGTGCTAAGATTGGATAGTATTCTTCAGGAAAAGAGAAAATATGATGATTTTGATATAATTTTTTCTCACAATCCATCCGGACAACATAAAGAAATCCATTGGGGCCACCAGTTTCCCCTTGCTTTAAAATGGTTGTATTTCAATAAATATTAA
- the ltrA gene encoding group II intron reverse transcriptase/maturase, with protein sequence MQPAGQGEGNNSSLFNDELPVWYDGSGKVCPKWTSRCWQEREQTMNVLEEIASLRNLVKAYRHVKTNAGSPGVDGIDVKEFGKWFRTHHGALKTEILNGDYRPSLVRGVEIPKPKGGKRLLGIPTVKDRVVQQAISQVMVRYYEVTFTESSHGFRPGRGTESALKLAQSHVKTGKTRVVDIDLEKFFDEVNHSRLMWHLSLRMGDKRLLDLIRKILRSGILLGGVSHQRIKGTPQGSPLSPLLSNIVLDELDQELARRGLSYVRYADDVLIFVRSKQSAERVYVSISEYITKKMRLKVNVEKSGVRKVHEVAFLGHSLGGGGRLYLSKPSELRLKSKLKDLTSRRRGISLDQLIKEVNSLLRGWLQYFKRSEMKSKIERINSWLKRRIRCFRIKQCKRKIGIVRFLRSQGVSEKLSWLTALSGKGWWRLSNTPGTNIGMNNEWFTKIGYYDLVSNYNHLHKST encoded by the coding sequence ATGCAACCTGCTGGACAGGGAGAAGGAAATAATAGCAGCCTATTCAATGATGAACTACCCGTATGGTACGACGGAAGTGGAAAGGTATGTCCGAAGTGGACTTCCAGATGCTGGCAAGAGAGAGAACAGACGATGAACGTACTGGAAGAGATAGCGTCGCTAAGGAATCTAGTAAAAGCCTACCGACACGTGAAAACGAACGCAGGTAGTCCGGGAGTAGATGGAATAGATGTCAAGGAGTTCGGAAAATGGTTTAGAACGCACCATGGAGCACTAAAGACAGAAATCCTAAACGGAGACTATCGCCCTTCATTAGTACGTGGAGTAGAGATACCGAAACCCAAAGGGGGCAAAAGGCTACTGGGCATACCGACGGTAAAAGACCGAGTTGTACAGCAAGCAATCAGCCAAGTGATGGTAAGGTATTATGAAGTTACATTTACGGAAAGCAGCCATGGATTTAGGCCAGGCCGTGGAACAGAGAGCGCACTAAAGTTAGCCCAGTCACACGTTAAAACAGGGAAGACACGAGTAGTCGACATCGACTTAGAGAAATTCTTTGATGAAGTGAATCATAGCCGATTGATGTGGCATCTGAGTTTACGGATGGGTGACAAACGATTACTAGACCTAATCAGAAAGATACTACGTAGTGGCATACTGTTAGGTGGCGTATCGCATCAACGGATAAAGGGGACACCACAAGGAAGCCCACTGAGTCCGTTGTTATCCAACATCGTATTAGATGAACTGGACCAAGAACTGGCTAGGCGTGGACTGAGTTATGTAAGATACGCAGATGACGTTTTGATCTTTGTAAGAAGTAAACAAAGTGCCGAACGGGTATATGTTAGCATTAGCGAATACATAACTAAGAAAATGCGTCTGAAAGTAAATGTAGAAAAGAGCGGAGTACGGAAAGTACATGAAGTAGCGTTTTTAGGTCATAGTCTAGGTGGTGGTGGTCGCCTTTATCTAAGTAAGCCGAGCGAATTACGACTTAAGTCGAAGCTAAAAGATCTGACATCACGTCGACGTGGGATCAGTCTGGATCAGTTGATAAAGGAAGTAAATAGCTTATTGCGTGGTTGGTTACAATACTTCAAGAGATCAGAAATGAAATCGAAGATAGAAAGAATCAACAGCTGGCTGAAAAGACGAATAAGATGCTTTAGGATAAAACAATGCAAACGCAAGATTGGTATTGTCAGATTCCTAAGGAGCCAAGGCGTAAGTGAGAAATTGAGCTGGCTGACAGCCCTAAGTGGCAAAGGCTGGTGGCGTCTATCAAACACTCCAGGCACCAATATCGGGATGAATAACGAGTGGTTTACAAAGATTGGATACTACGATTTAGTCTCCAACTACAACCATCTGCACAAATCCACCTAA
- a CDS encoding type II toxin-antitoxin system RelE/ParE family toxin — MSYSIEGSKLFTKQLRRLVKKYPSLKDDFAELIKSLEVHPTQGDKLGKNCYKIRIAIASKHRGKSGGARVITFVHVVNTKVFLLTIYDKSEQNDISDKDLIKLLSKIIEF; from the coding sequence ATGAGTTATAGTATTGAAGGTTCTAAATTATTTACCAAACAACTCAGACGTTTGGTAAAGAAGTACCCATCTCTTAAAGATGATTTTGCAGAACTGATAAAATCGCTGGAAGTTCATCCGACTCAGGGTGATAAATTGGGAAAAAACTGTTATAAAATTCGAATTGCAATTGCATCAAAACATAGAGGAAAATCTGGTGGAGCGAGAGTTATTACTTTTGTACATGTAGTAAACACAAAAGTGTTTTTGTTAACTATTTATGACAAATCTGAGCAAAATGATATTTCTGATAAAGATTTGATTAAATTGTTGTCTAAAATTATAGAATTTTAA
- a CDS encoding GntR family transcriptional regulator, which yields MDFKATKSIYQQIADSICDNIMSEQLRVGDRVESVRDLAAKIGVNQNTILKTYNDLQQAGIIENQRGIGYFVSETSKQIIFNQRKKEFYSDILPEFLRQATLLRLSREDILPFLNTLNHTIS from the coding sequence ATGGATTTTAAAGCAACTAAAAGCATTTATCAACAGATCGCAGATAGCATATGCGATAATATCATGTCTGAGCAACTTAGAGTAGGAGATCGTGTAGAGTCTGTTCGTGATTTGGCTGCAAAAATAGGTGTAAATCAAAATACCATTTTAAAAACCTACAACGATTTACAGCAAGCCGGAATCATCGAAAATCAACGAGGTATCGGGTATTTTGTATCAGAAACGTCAAAACAAATCATCTTCAATCAGAGAAAAAAAGAATTTTACTCTGACATCTTACCTGAGTTTTTAAGACAGGCTACTCTCCTAAGATTATCAAGGGAAGATATACTACCATTTCTTAATACATTAAATCACACCATATCATGA
- a CDS encoding sigma-54-dependent Fis family transcriptional regulator codes for MIEKSILIVDDDVHILHAAHLFLKRHFFKVEIEKDARQLPYIMNHHQYDLILLDMNFSRNVNTGVEGFEWLDFILDKKLDQKVVLFTAFGDIEMAVRAIKNGASDFLLKPWENDKLLSTITTILNVEPNTLNNNNSEIIGQCPEIRKIHEMVATVGPTDANVLILGENGTGKDMLAKEIHKQSKRAKKPFVHTDLGAISESLFESELFGHVKGAFTDARDDRKGRLQEADGGTLFLDEIGNIPLTQQSKLLYALQNGSYIKVGSNNDMKFDARLICATNEDIYKRIEEKTFRQDLIYRINTIEIHLPPLRDRGDDVLLLAKHFVRIYAARYNRKITGMAAAFEKKLLTHTWPGNVRELQHAIERAVILTTGNIIREDAFEGQTRTSSSSSVMLNSYQIEEMEKQLVIKMLKKYNGSITDAAKELGITRQALYRRIEKYGI; via the coding sequence ATGATCGAAAAATCCATATTGATTGTAGATGATGATGTGCATATTTTGCATGCAGCACATTTGTTTTTAAAAAGACATTTTTTTAAGGTCGAGATTGAAAAAGACGCGCGGCAATTACCTTACATCATGAATCACCATCAATACGATCTCATCTTGTTGGATATGAATTTTAGTCGCAATGTCAATACCGGTGTGGAAGGTTTTGAGTGGTTGGATTTTATTCTGGACAAAAAGCTGGATCAGAAAGTTGTGCTCTTTACGGCATTTGGAGATATAGAGATGGCTGTAAGAGCGATCAAAAATGGGGCATCAGATTTTTTGCTCAAGCCTTGGGAAAATGATAAATTGCTCTCCACGATTACCACAATCCTGAATGTTGAACCCAATACATTAAATAATAATAACTCTGAGATTATAGGACAATGTCCTGAAATCCGGAAAATACATGAAATGGTAGCAACCGTAGGTCCTACGGATGCTAATGTACTTATCCTTGGCGAAAATGGCACAGGGAAAGATATGTTGGCCAAAGAAATACACAAACAGTCAAAAAGAGCCAAAAAACCTTTTGTACATACAGATCTCGGGGCTATCAGCGAGTCATTATTTGAAAGTGAATTATTTGGTCATGTCAAAGGTGCATTTACAGATGCCCGGGATGACCGAAAAGGCAGGCTGCAGGAAGCCGATGGCGGCACCTTGTTTTTGGATGAAATAGGCAATATTCCTTTGACCCAACAAAGCAAATTGTTGTACGCCTTACAAAATGGATCATACATAAAGGTAGGCAGCAATAATGATATGAAATTTGATGCCAGACTTATCTGTGCAACCAATGAAGACATTTATAAGCGAATAGAAGAAAAAACATTTCGTCAGGATTTGATTTACAGAATCAATACTATAGAAATTCATCTGCCTCCATTGAGAGATCGTGGAGATGATGTGTTGTTGCTGGCAAAACATTTTGTCCGTATATATGCCGCCAGATACAATCGTAAAATTACAGGTATGGCAGCTGCTTTTGAGAAAAAACTATTGACACACACCTGGCCAGGCAATGTCCGTGAGCTACAGCATGCCATAGAAAGAGCCGTGATTCTGACAACCGGAAATATAATTCGTGAAGACGCATTTGAAGGGCAAACTCGTACTTCATCAAGTAGCTCAGTGATGTTGAATAGTTATCAAATCGAAGAGATGGAGAAACAATTAGTCATCAAAATGCTCAAAAAATACAATGGAAGCATCACTGATGCTGCAAAAGAACTGGGCATAACGAGGCAGGCATTGTACCGAAGGATTGAGAAGTATGGGATATAG
- a CDS encoding leucyl aminopeptidase, with the protein MPLHIKEKENKESKNILLPFGKDKLDKTLFNNISGLKFEPEISLGAKDITSFYHPDTQSRIFILGLGEEKELNKSYLYFRSFIYQYRSKNHFKVSVLCDHLSDDELFNAVLGLNLGLLNVGVFKTNGSKFTEPEITVVVNKKRHQLAQKAIKTAETKMSIMHLVDHPSNIKTPEYIGDFAIESGKKFGYKVQVLEKKELKKIGMDALLSVGQGSANPPVFIVMEYKPEGLKSKNPVLGLVGKGISFDTGGISIKPSSNMGYMKCDMAGAAAVIGAIELVAKLKLNIHVVAVVPAAENSVDANAIRPGDVIGSYSNKSIEVLDTDAEGRLILADGLAYIIKNHNPEYIIDLATLTGSCVATLGYHASGMFTNNDELAQSLYAAGENVNERVWRLPLWEDYAADMNSDIADIKNLSGKPVAGAITAAKFLEFFTSEHKKWAHLDIAGVAFTDSEFAKTRTATAYGVRLLTEFMKKLEA; encoded by the coding sequence ATGCCACTACACATTAAAGAAAAAGAAAACAAGGAAAGTAAAAATATCTTACTGCCTTTCGGAAAAGACAAATTAGACAAAACCCTATTTAATAATATATCAGGTCTGAAATTTGAGCCTGAAATATCTCTTGGCGCCAAAGATATTACCAGCTTTTATCATCCGGATACTCAATCAAGAATTTTTATACTTGGATTGGGTGAAGAAAAGGAGTTAAATAAATCCTACCTTTATTTCCGAAGTTTCATCTATCAATACAGGTCCAAAAATCATTTTAAAGTCAGTGTATTGTGCGATCACCTTTCAGATGATGAATTGTTCAATGCTGTACTTGGATTGAATTTGGGTTTGCTGAATGTAGGAGTCTTTAAAACTAATGGAAGCAAGTTTACAGAACCCGAAATAACAGTGGTTGTAAATAAAAAAAGACATCAGTTGGCCCAGAAAGCTATAAAAACTGCTGAAACCAAAATGTCGATAATGCACTTGGTGGATCATCCGTCCAACATCAAAACACCGGAATATATCGGAGATTTTGCCATAGAATCTGGTAAAAAATTTGGATACAAGGTTCAGGTTTTAGAAAAAAAAGAGCTAAAAAAAATAGGAATGGATGCTTTACTTTCAGTAGGGCAGGGCAGCGCCAATCCTCCTGTTTTTATCGTCATGGAGTACAAACCTGAAGGCCTGAAAAGTAAAAATCCTGTTTTGGGCCTGGTTGGTAAAGGTATCAGCTTTGATACAGGAGGTATATCCATCAAGCCATCGTCCAATATGGGGTATATGAAGTGTGACATGGCCGGTGCTGCAGCAGTAATTGGAGCCATCGAACTGGTTGCAAAATTAAAATTAAATATACATGTAGTTGCAGTAGTTCCTGCTGCTGAAAACAGTGTCGATGCCAACGCCATAAGACCCGGTGATGTTATCGGTTCATATAGCAATAAATCCATAGAAGTGTTGGATACTGATGCAGAGGGCCGGCTCATTCTTGCTGACGGACTTGCCTATATCATTAAAAATCACAATCCTGAGTATATCATTGACCTTGCTACACTTACAGGTAGTTGTGTGGCAACATTGGGGTATCATGCTTCCGGCATGTTTACAAATAATGATGAACTTGCCCAATCTCTTTATGCAGCCGGTGAAAATGTAAATGAACGTGTCTGGAGACTACCGTTATGGGAGGATTATGCGGCAGATATGAATTCAGATATTGCAGATATCAAAAACCTAAGCGGGAAGCCCGTTGCAGGTGCTATCACTGCCGCAAAATTTTTGGAGTTTTTTACATCTGAACATAAAAAATGGGCACACCTTGATATTGCAGGAGTGGCGTTTACAGATAGTGAATTTGCCAAGACACGCACTGCTACTGCTTATGGCGTAAGGTTACTGACGGAATTTATGAAAAAGCTTGAAGCTTGA
- a CDS encoding ABC transporter ATP-binding protein produces the protein MIQAINLSFGYRNDQTILNHLDFQLASGTITGLLGKNGVGKTTLLRVMAGLLYPTFGSIHVNGCIPQQRLPDFLSDIYYVPEDFYVPDLSIEKYIHVFGAYYPRFDYAKCGMLIQSQDLKLSHKLGKLSTGQRKKFIIAFALSTGCTVLLFDEPTNGLDIPSKSEFRKVVTSSIAEDQQIIIATHQVNDISLLIDRLMIIDNSKIMLNASLLDISQQYLFEEVAELNNPNVIYSEATWNGYKAIFAKENQGSTVDVEMLFKAVIAGKFSYPDKNIITQTQTI, from the coding sequence ATGATACAAGCCATAAATTTAAGTTTTGGATATCGGAATGACCAAACGATTCTTAATCATTTGGATTTTCAGTTGGCGTCAGGTACCATTACAGGCCTATTGGGCAAAAATGGTGTAGGCAAGACCACATTGTTGCGAGTGATGGCAGGTTTGCTTTATCCTACCTTTGGAAGCATTCATGTCAATGGATGTATACCGCAGCAAAGGTTGCCAGATTTTTTGAGTGATATTTATTATGTGCCTGAAGATTTTTATGTGCCCGATCTATCTATTGAAAAATATATCCATGTATTTGGTGCATATTATCCTCGCTTCGATTATGCCAAATGCGGTATGCTGATCCAAAGTCAAGATTTGAAACTTAGCCATAAACTGGGCAAGCTTTCTACTGGTCAAAGAAAAAAATTTATTATCGCATTTGCTTTGTCTACGGGTTGTACAGTGCTGCTGTTTGACGAACCTACCAATGGTTTGGATATTCCCTCAAAATCAGAATTCAGGAAGGTTGTAACTTCATCCATTGCTGAGGATCAGCAGATTATTATAGCTACTCATCAGGTGAACGATATATCATTATTGATAGATAGATTGATGATTATCGACAATAGTAAAATAATGCTGAATGCATCACTTCTTGATATATCTCAGCAGTATTTATTTGAAGAAGTGGCTGAATTGAACAATCCAAATGTCATCTACAGTGAAGCTACCTGGAATGGCTATAAAGCTATCTTTGCAAAAGAAAATCAAGGATCTACTGTAGATGTTGAGATGCTATTCAAAGCTGTGATTGCGGGTAAGTTTAGTTATCCTGATAAAAATATCATTACACAAACTCAAACAATATAA
- a CDS encoding serpin family protein, with amino-acid sequence MKSLKFGFLFLGLAMLVACSDNNGTDNNDPIIKLEDISSIAAINNKMAWDLFESETSSKPQKNVLISPYSIQTALSMANNGAGGNTLNEMLKMMYCSGCDVNSINQQHKNLTAYLTKQSGHPTITITNGYFYDKSRIALKETFVKTLQNDFGCTFKDENFNNEKQSLDNINAWVKTQTKNKIDKILEKITPLDVAFLINALHFKADWSIGFDPAMTSKKSFKRADGTTIQQDFVSGDRSVTHAVKSGFIIADIPFKDSTYSMSLVIQSNAGPVIKLTPNIYSELLSGLKYERALLSFPKIKLVYQTDLIPTLKSLGMKEAFNENLADFKAMGTASRNIFINQVIHKAVLEADEKGAEGAAVTAIGFGITSVPPPLVFDKPFYLVIRNIKTNTILFIGYVGESPAG; translated from the coding sequence ATGAAAAGTTTAAAATTTGGGTTTTTATTTTTAGGACTTGCAATGCTAGTTGCTTGCTCAGATAATAATGGTACGGACAACAATGATCCAATAATCAAGCTAGAAGATATTTCGTCTATCGCAGCTATCAATAATAAAATGGCCTGGGATCTTTTTGAAAGTGAAACTTCATCTAAACCGCAAAAAAATGTCCTGATATCGCCTTACAGTATCCAAACGGCACTCTCAATGGCCAATAACGGAGCAGGAGGAAATACACTCAATGAAATGCTCAAAATGATGTATTGTAGCGGCTGTGATGTTAATAGTATCAATCAGCAACACAAGAATCTCACCGCATATCTGACCAAACAAAGTGGACATCCCACGATAACTATTACAAACGGCTATTTTTATGACAAATCCAGGATTGCTCTGAAAGAAACATTTGTCAAAACTCTTCAGAATGATTTTGGATGTACGTTTAAAGATGAAAATTTTAACAATGAAAAACAAAGTCTGGATAATATCAATGCTTGGGTAAAAACACAAACCAAAAATAAGATAGATAAGATTTTGGAGAAGATTACTCCTTTGGACGTGGCATTTTTGATCAATGCGCTGCATTTTAAAGCGGACTGGTCTATAGGATTTGACCCGGCAATGACATCAAAAAAGAGTTTTAAAAGAGCAGACGGTACTACAATACAACAAGACTTTGTAAGCGGAGACAGAAGTGTAACCCATGCTGTAAAATCGGGATTTATTATTGCCGATATACCATTCAAGGATTCTACATATAGTATGAGTCTTGTAATACAAAGTAATGCAGGACCTGTGATTAAACTTACTCCAAACATCTATTCAGAGCTCTTAAGTGGCTTAAAATATGAACGGGCTTTACTTTCTTTTCCTAAAATCAAGTTGGTTTACCAAACTGATCTGATTCCAACATTAAAGTCACTGGGTATGAAAGAAGCGTTCAACGAAAATCTGGCTGATTTTAAAGCAATGGGTACAGCTTCAAGAAATATATTTATCAATCAGGTGATACATAAGGCTGTGTTAGAAGCAGATGAAAAAGGGGCTGAAGGTGCTGCAGTGACAGCCATCGGGTTTGGAATCACTTCTGTACCTCCACCTTTGGTCTTTGATAAACCTTTTTATCTGGTGATAAGAAATATAAAAACCAATACGATTTTATTTATAGGGTATGTAGGTGAAAGCCCGGCAGGTTAA
- a CDS encoding AMP-binding protein, producing the protein MKIKTAIEYFYEWEANDPDRIFLRQPYGKEWFTLTYGQAGEQARKIAAALHSFGLHQGDHIGIYSKNCYHWIITDLAIMMGGYVSVPFYASLPPDQLKEVVIKSDIKIIFVGKVDRWDDHANAIPENVKIIRFTHYEGNAVVSEGLLWDDLIHAHQPLSTHFIPELDATWSILYTSGTTGSPKGAMLPHRSPATVIYDESQNHELGIASLRNVQLLSFLPLNHVGERIGLEMLCLLMGGTISFVESINTFAQNLQDTQPTFFFAVPRIWIKMQKGIFERIPEKVLNTLFAIPILSGFIKKALRKKLGFGRLKITLTGAAITPAHVKKWYRKLGINLREVYGMTECCGSATLTPIGEFSADNVGKPLKGFELKIDPNTGEVLYKSSQQMTGYYKEHEKTAEVIIEGWIHSGDKGSLDENGNLRIEGRIKDAFKTSKGLYITPNKIEEELTKVPVIEQVCVVGIGIDQPLALVNLSEAAKSMDKAEIEQELTSALHSVNGLLNNFEKISTIVITKEIWTDQNLLLTPTLKTRRGKIDEKYSAFFQKWQDQKELVVWEV; encoded by the coding sequence ATGAAAATCAAAACAGCCATCGAGTATTTTTATGAATGGGAAGCCAATGATCCGGATCGGATTTTTTTACGTCAGCCATATGGAAAAGAATGGTTTACTCTCACATACGGCCAAGCTGGCGAACAGGCGCGTAAAATAGCTGCTGCTTTGCACTCATTTGGCTTACATCAGGGAGATCATATCGGAATATATTCAAAAAATTGTTACCACTGGATCATCACTGATTTGGCGATTATGATGGGTGGATATGTTTCTGTACCTTTTTATGCCAGTCTGCCACCTGATCAGCTCAAAGAAGTGGTGATCAAAAGCGACATCAAAATCATTTTTGTAGGTAAAGTAGACAGGTGGGATGATCATGCCAATGCCATACCTGAAAACGTAAAAATCATCAGGTTTACGCATTATGAAGGTAATGCTGTAGTATCGGAAGGTTTGCTTTGGGATGATCTGATCCATGCTCATCAACCTTTAAGTACACATTTTATCCCTGAACTGGATGCCACCTGGAGCATTTTATACACATCAGGTACGACAGGAAGTCCCAAAGGAGCTATGCTTCCACACAGAAGTCCCGCAACTGTAATCTATGATGAAAGCCAAAACCATGAACTGGGTATTGCATCGCTCAGAAATGTACAACTGCTTTCTTTTCTACCGCTCAACCATGTAGGCGAAAGAATTGGGCTTGAAATGCTATGCCTGTTGATGGGCGGCACCATTTCATTTGTAGAAAGCATCAATACCTTTGCTCAGAACCTGCAGGATACCCAGCCGACGTTCTTTTTTGCCGTGCCCAGGATCTGGATCAAAATGCAAAAAGGTATTTTTGAGCGGATCCCGGAAAAAGTATTGAATACTTTGTTTGCCATCCCGATCCTGTCCGGTTTTATAAAAAAGGCACTTCGCAAAAAATTGGGTTTTGGAAGACTGAAAATCACTCTGACAGGAGCAGCCATCACTCCTGCACATGTAAAGAAATGGTACAGAAAACTAGGAATCAATCTCAGGGAAGTTTATGGTATGACCGAGTGCTGCGGATCCGCTACCCTTACTCCGATCGGAGAGTTCAGTGCTGATAATGTAGGTAAACCGCTCAAAGGTTTTGAACTCAAAATAGACCCAAATACCGGTGAAGTCCTATACAAGTCATCACAGCAGATGACAGGATACTACAAAGAACATGAAAAAACAGCTGAGGTGATCATCGAAGGGTGGATACATAGTGGTGATAAGGGTTCGCTGGACGAAAACGGTAATCTCAGAATCGAAGGAAGGATAAAGGATGCTTTCAAGACATCCAAAGGTCTGTACATCACGCCCAACAAAATAGAAGAAGAATTGACAAAAGTACCGGTAATCGAACAGGTTTGCGTAGTCGGGATCGGCATAGACCAACCTTTAGCTTTGGTCAATCTTTCTGAAGCTGCAAAATCGATGGACAAAGCAGAAATAGAACAGGAATTAACTTCAGCTCTTCATTCTGTCAATGGTTTACTGAATAATTTTGAAAAGATATCTACTATCGTCATCACCAAAGAAATATGGACCGACCAGAACTTGCTGCTTACCCCAACTCTAAAGACAAGAAGAGGAAAGATAGATGAAAAGTACAGCGCTTTTTTTCAAAAGTGGCAGGATCAGAAGGAGTTAGTTGTATGGGAAGTATAA
- a CDS encoding GHKL domain-containing protein gives MRSFSSGIIIRIVFIVCWASIGAWSWYQDNNGLFLLMGGMMLISAFNLYHFTTSINKKLSRIFDSIQYEDFAITFRADNAKGESFEELNTSLNAVIKSFNQVRAEREATLHFIQAIIQQINVGILSYNTDGKIELINQAANKIMGIYKLSHVSAIKIQQPDIYQLMTALPSGESKLLKVSNQEISLSVKEIILRDRKIRLIALHNIRSELQTRELEAWQNLTKVLRHEIMNTVTPIVSLSQTMRDIIDTDLKDISGHQQEEGVKDLKHAINTVINRSKGIMNFVNAYREFTNIPLPNIAELQVSQVFDELKSFFENQPTHFIIEHDFKILADKDQIGQVLINLLKNAIEATEKTENATISIRAYMNQQDKIIEVVDNGSGIKPEEEEKIFVPFFTTKPTGTGIGLSLSRQIIQMHGGRLEYEALRPCGSRFYIVFG, from the coding sequence ATGCGTTCATTCTCCTCAGGTATCATCATCAGAATTGTGTTCATCGTATGTTGGGCATCTATCGGAGCTTGGTCGTGGTATCAGGATAATAATGGCCTCTTCCTATTGATGGGAGGTATGATGCTGATCTCTGCTTTTAATCTATATCATTTTACGACATCTATCAATAAAAAACTGAGTCGCATCTTTGATTCTATCCAATACGAAGATTTTGCCATTACTTTTCGGGCAGACAATGCGAAGGGTGAATCATTCGAAGAGTTGAATACAAGCCTAAATGCTGTCATAAAAAGTTTCAATCAGGTGCGCGCAGAGCGTGAAGCTACATTACATTTTATTCAAGCCATCATACAGCAGATCAATGTAGGTATACTTTCCTACAATACTGATGGAAAAATCGAACTCATCAATCAGGCAGCCAATAAAATCATGGGCATCTATAAGCTTTCCCACGTTTCTGCCATAAAAATACAGCAACCTGATATCTACCAACTCATGACCGCATTGCCATCAGGTGAGTCCAAACTACTGAAAGTCAGTAATCAGGAGATATCCTTAAGTGTCAAAGAAATCATACTGAGAGACCGTAAGATCAGATTGATAGCACTACATAATATCCGCTCTGAACTCCAAACCCGTGAACTCGAGGCGTGGCAAAATCTTACTAAAGTACTACGTCATGAAATCATGAATACAGTGACTCCAATAGTCTCCCTTTCTCAGACGATGAGAGACATCATAGATACAGACCTTAAAGATATCTCAGGTCATCAGCAAGAAGAAGGTGTCAAAGATCTTAAGCATGCCATTAACACTGTCATCAATCGTAGTAAAGGTATCATGAATTTTGTTAATGCGTATCGAGAATTTACCAATATACCATTGCCCAATATTGCAGAGTTACAGGTATCGCAAGTTTTTGACGAGTTGAAATCTTTTTTCGAAAATCAACCAACCCATTTTATCATAGAACATGATTTTAAAATTCTTGCCGACAAAGATCAGATAGGACAGGTACTCATCAATCTCTTGAAAAATGCTATCGAAGCCACAGAAAAAACAGAAAATGCAACAATCTCCATAAGAGCCTACATGAATCAACAAGACAAGATCATAGAAGTAGTCGACAATGGCTCAGGAATAAAACCTGAAGAGGAAGAGAAAATATTTGTCCCATTTTTCACTACGAAACCTACGGGTACAGGTATAGGACTGAGTCTGTCTCGTCAGATCATCCAGATGCATGGTGGCAGATTGGAGTATGAAGCGCTCAGACCTTGTGGAAGTCGTTTTTATATAGTCTTCGGGTAA